From Schaalia sp. ZJ405, one genomic window encodes:
- a CDS encoding DAK2 domain-containing protein: MPLTAATLQDALGAAADEASRLAPFLNDLDGWDGCDCDTGSNAAHTLAALAQAARSLDSAASFAGALEVIAETGVTKSVGHIGVILTGIFAGWAHSVAHVNGPMTPVALRRMFRESIPADTASASYSSAIDDMLAGARRELDELGETLPDDLDVISRFSMQAQIGLVEATDDATGRIDAGGAVLALVLTCLDSAARKDPTMLESFAQMLADLASRSGAAPSPQAPPPGRDFTVDIVWQGSVEEFHQLTQRLQALGARMSIVGGVDLFGLGTWRIHGDTSAPIAAVPRCGRTIRFQVSDARPDADIGVDDLQDEGLSHRGVRLLERRPVRRVERASVIACTRAPGLVEDLARAGAVVFLNPHPEDAVGLWQAAVQSSTGVALILPCDDASRRLAVSVASLIPPVEDGVPGLVVAESHDDLAVLAISEKCAPLFVPQPGGREVARQMLAMLHERAGQATAHSLTVAVPPEVDLHEAMAQAIDQVRAFSPNRWRLLLNHDDNGPMVAATIRQMLAFDVTTDVEIHDGGQPGPTLIQGLRQ; encoded by the coding sequence TTGCCACTGACAGCTGCCACCCTTCAAGATGCTCTGGGCGCTGCCGCCGATGAGGCATCCCGCCTTGCTCCGTTCCTCAACGATCTCGACGGATGGGACGGGTGTGACTGTGACACGGGGTCAAATGCTGCACATACTCTTGCGGCCCTCGCACAAGCCGCACGATCCCTTGACTCTGCGGCCTCCTTCGCGGGCGCATTAGAGGTTATTGCCGAAACCGGGGTGACCAAGAGCGTCGGCCACATCGGGGTGATCCTCACGGGGATCTTCGCCGGTTGGGCACACTCGGTTGCTCACGTCAATGGACCGATGACTCCGGTTGCACTGCGGCGGATGTTCCGGGAATCAATCCCCGCCGACACGGCCTCGGCCTCGTATTCGTCGGCGATTGACGACATGCTCGCAGGGGCTCGTCGTGAGCTTGACGAACTCGGGGAAACACTTCCCGATGATCTTGACGTCATCTCCCGTTTCTCAATGCAAGCACAGATTGGCCTCGTTGAAGCCACGGATGACGCAACGGGGCGAATTGACGCCGGAGGCGCAGTGCTCGCCCTCGTTCTGACCTGTCTAGACTCTGCGGCACGCAAGGACCCAACGATGCTGGAGTCCTTCGCCCAGATGCTCGCTGACCTTGCCTCCCGCTCGGGCGCGGCACCTTCTCCCCAGGCTCCGCCCCCGGGCCGTGATTTCACAGTTGACATCGTGTGGCAAGGGAGCGTCGAGGAATTCCATCAACTGACCCAACGCCTTCAAGCGCTTGGTGCCCGAATGTCGATTGTCGGCGGGGTGGATCTTTTTGGCTTGGGAACGTGGAGAATCCACGGTGATACCTCCGCCCCAATCGCCGCCGTTCCCCGCTGCGGTCGAACGATTCGCTTCCAAGTTTCGGACGCGCGCCCCGACGCTGACATCGGAGTCGATGATCTTCAGGACGAGGGACTCAGCCACCGAGGGGTTCGTCTCCTCGAACGACGCCCCGTACGTCGCGTCGAACGAGCAAGCGTGATCGCGTGCACCCGAGCCCCGGGTCTCGTTGAGGACCTCGCTCGGGCCGGGGCCGTTGTCTTCCTCAACCCTCATCCTGAAGACGCTGTTGGACTGTGGCAAGCCGCGGTTCAATCATCAACGGGGGTGGCGCTGATCCTTCCGTGTGACGACGCGAGCAGGCGTCTTGCCGTGTCGGTTGCTTCTCTGATCCCCCCTGTTGAGGATGGGGTTCCCGGCCTCGTCGTGGCGGAAAGTCACGATGATCTTGCGGTTTTGGCAATCAGTGAAAAGTGCGCGCCCCTATTCGTTCCACAGCCGGGGGGACGCGAGGTTGCCCGTCAAATGCTCGCAATGCTTCACGAACGAGCAGGCCAGGCAACAGCACATTCGCTGACGGTCGCAGTGCCTCCGGAAGTGGACCTCCACGAAGCGATGGCACAAGCCATCGACCAGGTGCGAGCATTC